A single genomic interval of Lathyrus oleraceus cultivar Zhongwan6 chromosome 7, CAAS_Psat_ZW6_1.0, whole genome shotgun sequence harbors:
- the LOC127108443 gene encoding delta-aminolevulinic acid dehydratase, chloroplastic-like yields the protein MASSTIPNTPLTLDSHTFVDPKSPLTLSNYLSFSSSKRRQPPSLFTVGASDSDFEAAVVAGKVPEAPPVPPTRASPAGTPVVPSLPIQRCPRRNRRSPALRSAFQETTLSPANFVHPLFIHEGEEDTPIGAMPGCYRFGWRHRLLEEVAKARDFGVNSVVHFPKIPDALKTPTGDEAYNGGGLVPRSIRLLKDKYPDLIIYTDVALDPYSSDGHDGIVREDGVIMDDETVHRLCKQVVAQAREGADVVSPSDMMDGRVGAMRVTLDAEGFQHVSIMSYTAKITSQQSPFIFGKPLLQQQTRET from the coding sequence ATGGCTTCTTCAACCATTCCAAACACACCCTTAACCTTGGATTCCCACACCTTTGTTGATCCCAAATCACCACTGACGTTATCCAACTATCTTAGCTTTTCTTCATCAAAGCGCCGACAACCTCCAAGTCTTTTCACGGTCGGAGCAAGTGACTCCGATTTCGAAGCCGCGGTTGTTGCCGGTAAAGTACCGGAAGCACCTCCAGTACCGCCTACACGGGCGTCACCAGCTGGAACCCCAGTCGTTCCTTCACTTCCAATTCAAAGGTGTCCCCGCCGTAATAGAAGATCGCCTGCACTTAGATCGGCGTTTCAGGAAACAACTCTATCACCTGCTAATTTTGTACATCCACTGTTTATACATGAAGGTGAGGAGGATACCCCTATTGGGGCTATGCCTGGATGCTACAGGTTTGGTTGGAGACACAGACTTTTGGAAGAGGTTGCAAAAGCACGGGATTTTGGTGTTAACAGTGTTGTGCACTTCCCCAAAATTCCAGATGCTTTGAAGACCCCCACAGGAGATGAAGCATATAATGGAGGTGGTTTAGTGCCTCGGTCTATACGATTGCTCAAGGATAAGTACCCTGATCTTATTATTTACACAGATGTTGCATTAGATCCTTATTCGTCAGATGGACATGATGGCATAGTCAGAGAAGACGGAGTTATTATGGATGATGAGACTGTTCATCGGCTTTGTAAACAAGTTGTAGCCCAGGCACGGGAGGGAGCAGATGTTGTCAGCCCCAGTGATATGATGGATGGTCGGGTAGGAGCTATGCGAGTAACTCTCGATGCTGAAGGCTTTCAGCATGTTTCTATTATGTCATATACTGCAAAGATCACCTCTCAACAATCTCCTTTCATCTTCGGAAAGCCGCTACTCCAACAACAAACACGAGAAACCTAG